Genomic DNA from Deltaproteobacteria bacterium:
CTTCTATGGAAATTGGCATAAGGATAGAGCAGCCAGGTACCCCAATAACTCATATTGCCACATGTTATTTTACAATGGTTGCAAGAAAAGGACCTAGAGAAAAAAGGGTAAGTGTTCAAATACCGCCATTGAACTATATAGATGACATGGAAAAAAGAAGATACAAAAAGGCTATGGAGAGAAAGGAACTGTATTTGAAAGAAAAAAACCTTATGAAACAGCCGCCGTCGTTGGACGAGTATAAACTCTTATCCGAACTTCATAAATCTCAAGATGATCCCAATTTTAATGGTATTTTATCTGGAAAACTTGTAATGAGAAGCTGGGAAAGAATGTTTCCAGCATACAAAAATCCCAATCAAACAATATTCGGAGGATATTTGGCAAAAAGAGCATATGAGTTGTCATCTATATGCGTAGAGTTGATAGCCACGCACAGACCCATAATAGCTGCCGTGAACAGAATAAACTTTATAAACCCTGTAAAAATAGGTGATAAACTATTATTTACAGCTCATATAGTATACACTGAAAAATGTTTTATATGTGTTGAGGCTACCATAGGTAGGATGGGACGCAATGAACATAAAATCAGCGCGCAATCCAATTCATGTCTTTTTACATTTATTAATGTGGATGAAAATTTAACCCCCCATCA
This window encodes:
- a CDS encoding acyl-CoA thioesterase, with the translated sequence MGILNRPNDLSIERTIPLSKDLVLRNNIMVIDAPLLGNTRFGLLLEKMDTLASDTARKYIHQFYPDVVVITAAIDDTIIRNATDVTKDLLFKSRINYVGKTSMEIGIRIEQPGTPITHIATCYFTMVARKGPREKRVSVQIPPLNYIDDMEKRRYKKAMERKELYLKEKNLMKQPPSLDEYKLLSELHKSQDDPNFNGILSGKLVMRSWERMFPAYKNPNQTIFGGYLAKRAYELSSICVELIATHRPIIAAVNRINFINPVKIGDKLLFTAHIVYTEKCFICVEATIGRMGRNEHKISAQSNSCLFTFINVDENLTPHHVDKIYPTTYAEDDGYLEASRSLKDIMSELHGGLLK